In the Methanobacterium spitsbergense genome, one interval contains:
- a CDS encoding SulP family inorganic anion transporter has product MFLNFKNKIKLNLKDDVLSGITVALALVPEAVAFSIIAHVNPLIGLYTAFIIGLITTMIGGRPGMISGATGSIAVVIVALVVQHGVEYLFAAIILMGLIQIAIGILKLGKFVRLVPHAVMFGFLNGLAILIFVAQFAQFKTGDGSWITGPTLWIMLGFVALTMAIIYLLPKVTKAVPAALTAIVVVSAITIIFQISTKTVGDITSIAGGFPAFHIPLVPLNLETLQIILPYSIIMALVGLIESLLTLNIIDEMTETRGRGNKESIGQGVANLVCGFFSGMGGCAMVGQSIINITSGGRTRISGIVAALGLLIFILAGSSLVEKIPMAALVGLMFMVALGTFEWTSLKIFKKVPRIDVVVMVTVTSITAIFNNLALAVIVGVVISALVFAWESGKRINAKVTVDENQVKHYKISGPLFFGSVTTFKDIFDYSNDPDEIIIDFSKSTVRDHSAIEALNTVTERYAKLDKKVHLKHLSQDCRLILDNASEIIDINHWEDRSL; this is encoded by the coding sequence ATGTTTTTAAATTTTAAAAATAAAATTAAGTTAAATCTTAAAGATGATGTTTTATCAGGTATTACCGTAGCTTTAGCTCTAGTACCTGAAGCTGTTGCTTTTTCAATAATTGCACATGTAAATCCTTTAATTGGATTATACACGGCTTTTATTATAGGATTGATAACAACTATGATTGGTGGCAGACCTGGAATGATCTCCGGTGCTACTGGTTCTATAGCAGTGGTAATAGTTGCTTTGGTAGTGCAGCATGGTGTTGAATATTTATTTGCAGCTATAATTTTAATGGGTCTTATTCAAATAGCAATTGGTATTTTAAAGCTCGGAAAATTCGTTCGTTTAGTTCCACATGCTGTAATGTTCGGTTTTTTAAATGGTCTAGCAATACTCATTTTTGTTGCACAGTTTGCACAGTTTAAAACCGGGGATGGAAGCTGGATAACCGGACCTACACTTTGGATAATGTTAGGATTTGTAGCATTAACAATGGCTATTATTTATCTGTTGCCTAAGGTTACAAAAGCTGTTCCTGCAGCTTTAACTGCAATTGTGGTAGTTTCAGCTATTACAATAATATTCCAAATTTCTACAAAAACAGTTGGTGACATAACTTCAATTGCCGGAGGTTTTCCTGCATTTCACATACCATTAGTTCCATTGAATCTTGAAACTCTTCAAATCATATTACCTTATTCCATTATAATGGCTTTAGTTGGATTGATTGAAAGTTTATTGACACTGAATATTATAGATGAAATGACAGAAACCCGTGGACGGGGAAATAAAGAAAGTATAGGTCAGGGAGTAGCAAATCTAGTTTGTGGGTTCTTTAGTGGAATGGGTGGCTGTGCCATGGTGGGCCAAAGCATTATTAACATCACTTCAGGAGGTAGAACCCGAATTTCTGGAATTGTGGCAGCCCTGGGATTATTAATATTCATCCTGGCAGGCTCTTCACTAGTGGAAAAAATACCTATGGCCGCATTAGTTGGTTTAATGTTTATGGTTGCTCTAGGTACATTTGAGTGGACTTCATTGAAAATATTTAAAAAAGTACCAAGAATCGATGTGGTGGTAATGGTAACAGTCACTTCAATCACTGCAATATTCAATAACCTTGCATTAGCCGTTATTGTTGGAGTTGTTATTTCTGCATTAGTATTTGCATGGGAAAGTGGAAAAAGAATTAACGCAAAAGTAACAGTCGATGAAAATCAAGTAAAACACTACAAAATATCCGGCCCTCTTTTCTTTGGTTCAGTAACCACTTTCAAAGATATATTTGATTATTCAAATGATCCTGATGAAATAATTATTGACTTTAGCAAATCTACTGTTAGAGATCATTCAGCAATTGAAGCATTAAATACTGTAACTGAAAGATATGCAAAATTGGATAAAAAGGTCCATCTTAAACATTTAAGCCAAGACTGCAGGCTAATCTTAGACAATGCATCAGAAATAATAGATATTAATCACTGGGAAGATCGTTCATTATAA